CTTGCGAAAGCACCACGAGGAGAGTAGGGACTTACATCCAGTGCGGTTTCAACTTCTGCGATGGTTGCTCGGGAAAAGAACGTCCTCACAAGCCCCGCAGTCATGGGCATCGGCGGCCGTCCCCACGAAAAGGTCAGTCTTGGGTGTGGCCAAGCGCCTCGAATATATCTTCCGCAacaaggaggttgaggaccTAGACGGAGAGTTTGCCATAGATGCGAAGAACAAGTGGTTCGGCATAGATCAGGGTAGCGATGGGTTGACGTTCAACTACACAGATCGCTTGACCGACATCAGCATACTGGAGAGTAACGACCACAATGCCGCTGATCGCTTCCCACATCTGGTTTCATTTGTTGGCAACCGGTACGTCCTCATTATCAAAGACAGTATGGATCGAGCTACCCACTGATACTTGATGCTAAATACCCATCTAGGCGCGGTTAAAACTGTTTGTGAAGGGTGTGGGCTAGACAGACAGTTTGATGGTATATTTGTATGGGAGAGCCTTTGGTTGCCAGTGCTTTGATGTGAATGTGCTAGATTTCCTGGATAGCAGGAGGCCAGATACATAATTTGAAGTTTCTTACCTGAGTCTTTATGTTAAATCCAGGTACATCAACACCTTAGGATCACTTTCACTTATTTTATCCCAGCTAGACAACGACTTTATCCGAGCTAACTATCGATCCTGTCCCCAGCTACCCAGCGACTTTATCCCAGCTAGCCAGCGACTCTATCTTAGCTAACCACTAAATTAGATAGCAATGCCGTAAGTTATGATCAAGCGGTTTGCACGTCGGGATGGAATTATCTAAACGTTGGGATAAATTGTGCCCTGAGCCGGGACGAAGGCCAGGGGACGAGAAATTGACATAACGGGCACTGAGCAGATATGAAACATAGGTATGTAGGTACCAGGTATGAGTTGCAAGCCACTGACTACCTAATTCCTATCTTTATTATCCATGCATTTGATTCCCAGTAAGTGTGATTGATACCAATGTCAAAACCACCGGATAGATCTCATCATTTAATGGTTCACCAATTTGAACTTTTCCCTCTCAGATGGACCCCGCCTGGCTTGATCACTGTTCGAGTCCGGCAACATTGCTCCTACAGTTTTTCACACTATTATTGCTACCTTAGCTCAGCCTGTTCATGAATGGCTGTCGGTTCTTCCTGCAGTCTCTTGACCCCATTCCAAAGATTCATTTCATGGAGCGTTTTACCAAGGTCACGTTATGCCTTGCAACATGACTGATGCTCAATATCTccctggtggaggagatgaacaAGGTCGGCGCCGATAGTGAATCTTGAGGTTTTGGGGTATTTGGTCCTGTCCGCTTTGGGTTGCTGAGGGGTTTGGTGTATGGAAAAATGCTGGTTGGACTGGCTGAGGAGCAtggtgatgggttgggtggcTTGGCAGAGGTTGGTCTCGGATCCATTCTTTTGTGGGTTCAGGTAAGTAGCTACCAGGTAGCTAGTCAACGTCCACATGAAGTTGTAGGTGG
This window of the Podospora pseudoanserina strain CBS 124.78 chromosome 3, whole genome shotgun sequence genome carries:
- a CDS encoding hypothetical protein (COG:I; EggNog:ENOG503NYJ8), with translation MPTSPQADSTEPETTAITDPTEPPSCMACESTTRRSWASAAVPTKRSVLGVAKRLEYIFRNKEVEDLDGEFAIDAKNKWFGIDQGSDGLTFNYTDRLTDISILESNDHNAADRFPHLVSFVGNRYVLIIKDSMDRATH